Proteins from a single region of Ochotona princeps isolate mOchPri1 chromosome 27, mOchPri1.hap1, whole genome shotgun sequence:
- the CDKN1B gene encoding cyclin-dependent kinase inhibitor 1B, with product MSNVRVSNGSPVLERTDARQAEHPKPSACRNLFGPVNHEELSRDLEKHCRDMEEASQRKWNFDFQNHKPLEGKYEWQEVEKGSLPEFYYRPPRPPKGACKVPALEIQDLSGTRPAAPGAGSQANSEDTHLGDPKTEQSDGPTALAEQCVGMRKRPATDDTTPQNKRANRTEENVSDGSPNSGSVEQTPKKPGLRRRQT from the exons ATGTCTAACGTGAGAGTGTCCAACGGGAGCCCAGTCCTGGAGCGCACAGACGCCAGGCAGGCGGAGCACCCCAAGCCGTCCGCCTGCAGAAACCTCTTCGGTCCGGTGAATCACGAAGAGTTGAGCCgggacctggaaaagcactgCCGAGACATGGAGGAGGCGAGCCAGCGCAAGTGGAATTTCGACTTCCAGAATCACAAGCCCCTGGAGGGCAAGTACGAGTGGCAGGAGGTGGAGAAGGGCAGCTTGCCCGAGTTCTACTACAGACCTCCTCGGCCGCCCAAAGGCGCCTGCAAGGTGCCAGCGCTGGAGATCCAAGACCTCAGCGGAACTCGTCCCGCCGCGccgggtgcggggtcccaggcCAACTCCGAGGATACGCACCTGGGGGATCCAAAAACAGAACAGTCGGACGGCCCGACGGCCTTGGCCGAGCAGTGCGTCGGGATGAGGAAGCGACCTGCTACGGATG ATACTACCCCTCAAAACAAAAGAGCCAACAGAACAGAAGAAAACGTTTCAGACGGTTCCCCGAACTCCGGTTCGGTAGAGCAGACGCCCAAGAAGCCGGGCCTCAGAAGACGTCAGACGTAA